tctaTGGGAACttgtacctatgtttgtaaacgcacccacgacacaacgtttctaataaaaaaataatgagctTATTAATCTGGTCGTAGTTTCTCTTAGTAAACTTGACTAAACTGATCCATCCatctatacttacttacatgTAATTAGGTGTCTGtatatctattaattatttttcctcGTACGATTACTTTTGCAAGAAAtgattacattataatgtggcTTGTAACATGGCGCACAGGCTCACAGTCCAAGGCTGTTTGCATATGAAAGTGGAAATGCAGACTTTGGTTATGTTTTGACACCTCGATAcatatatatttgtatgttgtAATGTTTTGACACGGATAGGAGCTGAACAAGGATCAAAGTTATGTCTTCAACTAACTGTGGCCTTTTAGAAGGGTCCTTAACgctgtttatttttactatttacctATGTAAGTACTTTCTTAGTCCTGAACAAAAGTGTGAAGGCACAGACTTAGTTTTGTCATAGAATTATCTTAGTTGGCATGATATTAtgttgaaaaaagtaataaatgataAGAGGACTATCCAACAGAAAAACAATTAGGtgttcaatttgaaccagtagtttcggagattagcgtgttcaaacaaactcgtcagatttataatattagcctACCTATAATAATAGATTAGGTAATTACCTTTATTACTCACCGAAAATTGAAATCAGCATTTGCTTAAATAGGTTTTTACATCATATTTCTTTCAAGGAGAGTCCAAAGTTCATCCTTTCTGACATCATTAAGCTTTCTAATATGAGTTCTTTGGAAGTAGTTTAGCAATTTAAGTAACAATGTGACCTAGTGTACTTTTGGACCCGGGCCTCAGCTGTTAAGTAATGGGCAAAGTCCAATGTGATTTGATATAACATTGTTTAACGTTATTCTATTTAACAAAGAAAGGCGTTATGAGCGTATCGCCTTTAGGTTGTTATTAACCTAGATTTAAAGTTACTGGACTGTGGAGACTATCAACAATTTACTTATTCTGTATGTGGATATGCCTAAAACATGCAATTTGATAAACAAGTAGCTGAATtcgacaatataaaaataaactgtacctacaaaagttttgtaaacaatatcgTGCTTTATTAGAAAAACTAAACGGAACATagcaatgaaatgaaatgaaaatacacAACTGTCAAACGAAATGTCAAAATAAGAAATACGCGGGCGAATTTCTCATAGAGCCCCACGTTTTCTCGTctcatttatttaagtttacttacttaaattgtattatttataagtgtAAATATACTTTGTGTTGCTTAATCTTTACATTACTGTCAAAATCAAAGAGATTACAGTGCCTGCGCGAGTACGTGTATTGATTTTTCAAGTATTGATTTTCTCGAGGTGTGTGTGTATTCAGTGTTTTTGACccttatttaaagttattttgcaCTCAAACTACTCTAGAGTAGCGAAAGCATTGTTAGACTGGCGTTATAAATGATTAAAGTGGTGATTACCTAATGATTTGATGATTTTCAGCACGGTATTAGATGGCTAGACATAAGGTGGCTGCTGTAGAGGTTCACGCTGAAGATGACGACATTGATCCGGATGATTGCTTCGGCATCAGTGTTGATCTCATCGACGAGCGATTATACTTAGGTTGGCTATGCATATTTTCACATCATAACCATACAACAACACTAACAtactacacaaacaaaacaatgcaaGCCTACATcactaatatattaatataacatgtttacttattattcacAAACCCTATATAGCTGTATTCAGTTTACTGTTACAGtttatctgtatgtatgttgtaaaaTAGCAATTCCCAAGTCTACAAGTGTACTCAAAAACATAGGTGCATATTTAAATTACCTTaaaatttttaaagatttaatcttaacttttattttactttcacaAAGATCTTAACAGTTATTTGACCACATATATGTGTTCTCTACATTCCAGGAAACTTGGCATGTGCAAGAGACTACAAATCTCTGGAGCAGCTACAGATTACACACATCCTCACCATAGACGTGGTGCCACTGCCTCGGTCTATACTGGAGCGAGCCAACCTTGTATTCCATTATGTTaaaagtaagttttattttatttattagtaaatctaCTATCATATTAGTGCTTAGTTGGTTGTTCTTTGTGCTTTAATGTGACTGCCAAGCAAGAGGTCTTGGATTAATTCTGGAGTACACTAAAACTATTAAGACAATTTTTGAGATAGTGATAATTCTCAAGAAGTCTTGAAGTTCTGGAGTACACTAAAACTATTAAGACAATTTTTGAGATAGTGATAATTCTCAATATTGACATGAAGTCTGGAATGGTGCTGATGTATGACAGTAGGCTGGCCCCCTGGCCATGGCAAATGAAACTAGCTTGTGTTATGGTTATCGAAATGTGTAAATGTCTTATCACTTTGCTATTCCATTTCTAGTGGCTGATGTGCCAAAGGAGGATCTAATAAGCCACCTGCCTGAGACCAACAACTTCATCAAGCAAGCTATTGCAGATGGAGGAACAGTTCTGGTACACTGgttagtattattaaatatttaataccaataataatattatttcatttgtaaTAAGAAAGTCCATGATGTTAAAAATTTGCGTATTGTCAGTTAGTTAGTCTCATATGGAaattacattaatggagaaaagttttagaatttgtaattattttatttaacataattttctttaactCTTTAGTTTATTGCTTTACCaattatatagtttttgttaattaccCTTTCAGTCACTTTGGAGTGTCCCGGTCAGCAGCAGTAGTAATAGGCTTCATTATGGAGAAGTATGGATTATGTTATGAAGATGCATTTTCCCTAGTGAAGAGTAAAAGAAGGTTTGTGGGCCCAAATGTGGGGTTTGTAGCCCAACTGAAGTTGTTTGGGCATATGGGATACACAATCAATAGGGATGATCCACGGTTTAAACAGTTCCGATTGAAGTTGGCTGGACAGAAATTAAAAGAAGGTGAGTGCTCTCTATGCTAaagaagttttatattattttttaagagacTGCTTAATATTTCAATTACCTTAAAAAGGTTTTTGTATAGGCTGAATATGCTATCTAAGGCAAAGTTTAAATATGGTAGTAAATGAAATAGAATGCTCCTATCTACTCATCCAATTTAGCTAGTTTCGCATTGGCTATTACCAGTTAGTCAGCATGACTATATCTAAGCCACAGCCACAAACAAGCTCCTCATGTAGTTGAGGAGGCTATTCTACAATTCTTTTACCCAATATTACATTGTTTTCTATTTGCATTTACATAAAGGAGGCTTTCCAAGTCTTCCAAAGCCACCTCCAAGTCGATCTTCAGAGAAAAAGGCAAAGTATTGTTTGGATATTCAAAACAGTAGTGCAGAATTGGAATTGTGttgatgtatggcaataggctcgccagATGTTACATTGTCGCCAGGTTTTACATTGAGTAGGTATGTAGCAGTATATAGgtaattaagtaggtaggtatgttgttttactatggaaattaaaaaagatttagTACTAAGTCATTATAGTTATTGAAGAAACAATTAAGTATTATGCCTTAGTATGTAtggatataaatatattacatttttaaataacttaataataagttgataattattgtttattatacacTTATTGTAGTGTAATCAAGTAAGAATTTGTTAGTATATAATTGCACATCAAAGTTCTTCACAAATTCATCTACGGTAAACTTTCCAGTGAAGATCTTGCCCCAGTTGTTTGCGGACCTGGTGAAGCCAGACCCGGGGCTGGTGAGGGAGAGACCAGATCCCATTGTGTACCGCTGTAAGAAGTGCAGGCGTATCGTGGCCAACCAGAGCAATATCATACCACACATACCTAAAGCTGTCAAGGTGGAATTGGCTAAGAAAGGTGAGGAAACTTCATGTAATTctaaagttaataattatatgtattgcgcctactaaaatattttagcaaTAATTTACAACTGTCTAAATTGCGATTATATGAACGTAGGTATCTTATTGTCATCGTTGTACAGTACATATttcgaaatgtaataaaattagccTGATGAAATgtctttgaaaataatgtatctTTATGTCGCTAATGTATAATTTTGCTAATGTATTTACGGCAGGCGTTTTACAAAGcaacttttaacaaaaaaattcgacacgtattactttattttatacttcgTAGGTATTCGTCCCCCACCGAGCAAGTTAACAGGCCTGACATGTGCGGAGAATGGCGAGATATTGCTGGAAAAGCTGAAGAGCCTCGCCTCACAGATCATGGAGATGCGGTGCGATGAACAGTACGAGGACAGCAGTCCGGGCCAGAGCCAGAGTCAGAGTCAAAGCCAGAGCCAGAGCCAGCCCAGTGATAGTGAGGAGGGAACCAGTCAGGTATGGAGagtgatatgatatgatatgatatgatatagACTTATTTGACTTTTGTGATATCATTGATGGGGTATGATAAGTGGAATGAAATAAAGAAGTGCAAATTGGCGATACAAGTTAATTAAAAGGAAAACTATTAACTATTAGACAACTAGTTTGTCTTTCTAAGAaatacactcgcgagcaaccaaatctactcaacctacatgtgcggaTTCGTATaggtttacttaaaaaaaaaaatgaattgtttttataaaccgatataccataaga
The genomic region above belongs to Spodoptera frugiperda isolate SF20-4 chromosome 12, AGI-APGP_CSIRO_Sfru_2.0, whole genome shotgun sequence and contains:
- the LOC118262987 gene encoding dual specificity protein phosphatase MPK-4; this translates as MARHKVAAVEVHAEDDDIDPDDCFGISVDLIDERLYLGNLACARDYKSLEQLQITHILTIDVVPLPRSILERANLVFHYVKMADVPKEDLISHLPETNNFIKQAIADGGTVLVHCHFGVSRSAAVVIGFIMEKYGLCYEDAFSLVKSKRRFVGPNVGFVAQLKLFGHMGYTINRDDPRFKQFRLKLAGQKLKEVKILPQLFADLVKPDPGLVRERPDPIVYRCKKCRRIVANQSNIIPHIPKAVKVELAKKGIRPPPSKLTGLTCAENGEILLEKLKSLASQIMEMRCDEQYEDSSPGQSQSQSQSQSQSQPSDSEEGTSQEHDPRQALDGYNEMNMVDSNIAARADLPEICRLMWFVEPMAWMRDVTHATQGKLHCPKCLNKIGSFSWIMGCKCPCGQKVAPAFYLVPSKVEWSNIVQNVQITV